The following coding sequences lie in one Thermomicrobium sp. 4228-Ro genomic window:
- a CDS encoding thiamine pyrophosphate-binding protein: MMRTAWQELVDAFDREGIQYVFGMPGSPKHLYDALYDSTGVRPILVRHETAGAFMAMAYARVSGTIGCCFGCPGPGVANLIPGILEAWSGCTPVLALGVRAPTRTYGMGAFQEAPQTSLFRPITKWAVTVERPERIGWYLRRAITIATSGQPGPVYVEVPADLGLQPVEMPPYQPALRGIRPAPDPQRIEAAVQLLAQARRPLLVCGGGSIASGAFEPVRAFIERLGMPVQVTPAGRGIIEEEHPLFAGLVGLYRTEYSREVWEESDLIITVGSRMEEFQSGAWTYFPSGARLIQIDIAAEELGRNWVPDVAIQADATLALQALLAAVDRVGLPRNESRVRSLTERQQRAIAAAEADAATAALPIRGKQIVATLNRVFDRRTILVLENGAQDLWAYYWPYYRVRDRGAVVPPAEQTAMGLGVAGAIGAALARPDWYVVCTTGDGAFQMAMHELPTAVEQRLRITWVIFDDHALGWPRWTQRTALGGRVIATEFAATFDFVAVARGTGCYAERVEQPEELAPALERARRANDAGQPAVIDVVVDSEEHHPSFVEFHRLR; this comes from the coding sequence ATGATGCGCACAGCCTGGCAGGAACTCGTCGACGCATTCGACCGTGAAGGTATCCAGTACGTCTTCGGCATGCCCGGTTCGCCGAAGCACCTCTACGATGCCCTCTACGATTCCACTGGTGTCCGACCGATTCTCGTGAGGCACGAGACGGCCGGCGCCTTCATGGCCATGGCTTACGCGCGTGTGAGCGGGACGATCGGCTGTTGCTTCGGCTGCCCCGGCCCCGGCGTCGCGAACCTGATTCCTGGCATCCTCGAGGCTTGGTCAGGATGCACGCCTGTGCTGGCACTGGGCGTGCGAGCACCGACCCGGACCTACGGGATGGGAGCGTTCCAGGAGGCACCGCAGACCAGCCTCTTTCGCCCGATCACGAAGTGGGCTGTCACCGTCGAGCGTCCGGAGCGGATCGGCTGGTACCTGCGACGAGCCATCACGATCGCGACGAGCGGTCAGCCTGGACCGGTGTATGTGGAGGTTCCGGCCGATTTGGGTCTGCAGCCCGTCGAGATGCCGCCGTATCAGCCAGCCCTCCGTGGCATTCGCCCGGCTCCTGATCCGCAGCGGATCGAAGCCGCGGTCCAGCTCCTGGCGCAGGCACGACGGCCACTGCTCGTCTGCGGTGGAGGGTCGATCGCTTCCGGAGCCTTCGAACCGGTCCGGGCGTTCATCGAGCGTCTCGGTATGCCAGTCCAGGTGACCCCGGCGGGACGCGGAATCATCGAAGAAGAGCATCCACTGTTCGCGGGCCTCGTTGGACTGTACCGAACGGAATATTCGCGAGAGGTTTGGGAAGAGAGCGACCTGATCATCACGGTCGGTTCCCGGATGGAAGAATTCCAGTCCGGCGCTTGGACATATTTCCCGTCTGGAGCTCGCCTCATACAGATCGACATCGCAGCCGAGGAACTCGGTCGCAATTGGGTACCGGATGTCGCGATTCAAGCCGACGCGACGCTCGCCCTCCAAGCGCTGCTCGCCGCTGTCGACCGGGTCGGCCTTCCCCGAAACGAGTCCCGGGTTCGATCGCTCACCGAGCGCCAGCAACGCGCCATTGCAGCAGCGGAAGCCGATGCTGCCACCGCCGCTCTCCCCATCCGGGGCAAGCAGATCGTGGCCACGCTCAATCGGGTATTCGACCGTCGTACGATTCTGGTGCTCGAAAACGGTGCTCAGGATTTGTGGGCCTATTACTGGCCGTACTATCGCGTGCGTGACCGTGGTGCGGTCGTCCCACCGGCGGAACAGACGGCCATGGGACTGGGGGTCGCTGGGGCGATTGGCGCCGCTCTGGCGCGCCCTGACTGGTACGTCGTCTGTACGACCGGGGACGGTGCATTTCAGATGGCGATGCACGAGCTCCCGACTGCGGTGGAGCAGCGGCTGCGGATCACCTGGGTCATCTTCGACGACCATGCTCTCGGCTGGCCACGTTGGACACAACGGACCGCGTTGGGCGGTCGGGTCATCGCGACCGAGTTCGCTGCCACCTTCGACTTCGTGGCAGTCGCCCGCGGCACTGGTTGCTACGCCGAGCGCGTGGAGCAGCCAGAGGAACTGGCGCCAGCGCTCGAACGGGCTCGTCGCGCCAACGATGCTGGTCAACCGGCCGTGATCGACGTCGTCGTCGACAGCGAGGAGCATCATCCGAGTTTCGTCGAGTTTCACCGGCTCCGTTGA
- a CDS encoding J domain-containing protein has protein sequence MNRHDYPAPLSVLERVRLELDYLTRGERLRTLRQKVTLVELAHQELRATIERRLGSLHREVEGLRNEVKVLEGRLTRLLRVSRPLSDEELDATTETEYRDNATWNGSNGRHEEESGNGRFHDRWQPNGGEQELLRRLYRTLARLLHPDLATDQAERAEREQLMRLVNQAWERRDLEQLQRLVAVWAPSEGGTISCDLDGFRQRIAQRELEEMQLHRRLRELERSEIGQLLQRGAEGVDRYLRRQEAVLRHEIAVLRLRRRRLMRLIEERRRELAVRASVQR, from the coding sequence ATGAACCGTCACGATTATCCGGCACCGTTGTCCGTACTCGAGCGAGTTAGGCTCGAGCTCGATTATCTAACGCGAGGCGAGCGATTGCGAACGTTGCGCCAGAAGGTGACGCTCGTCGAATTGGCGCACCAGGAGCTGCGCGCGACGATCGAGCGCCGGCTCGGTTCCTTACACCGTGAAGTCGAGGGACTCCGTAACGAAGTCAAGGTCCTCGAGGGTAGGTTGACCCGGCTTCTGAGGGTGTCGCGGCCGCTTTCCGACGAGGAACTCGATGCCACGACTGAAACGGAGTATCGCGACAACGCGACCTGGAACGGATCGAACGGGCGGCATGAGGAGGAGAGTGGCAACGGACGGTTTCACGATCGCTGGCAGCCCAACGGCGGTGAGCAAGAACTTTTGCGCCGGCTGTATCGGACACTGGCTCGCCTTCTCCATCCGGATCTCGCGACGGATCAAGCGGAACGAGCCGAGCGCGAACAACTGATGCGACTGGTCAACCAAGCCTGGGAACGGCGGGATTTGGAACAGTTGCAACGCTTGGTCGCTGTTTGGGCCCCGAGCGAGGGCGGAACGATCTCCTGTGACTTGGACGGTTTCCGTCAGCGGATCGCGCAGCGCGAACTCGAGGAGATGCAACTGCACCGGCGTCTGCGCGAGCTGGAACGATCCGAAATCGGGCAGTTGCTGCAGCGGGGCGCAGAGGGTGTCGATCGCTACCTGCGACGCCAGGAAGCAGTACTCCGGCACGAAATCGCGGTGCTTCGCCTCCGTCGGCGTCGCCTGATGCGCCTCATCGAGGAACGACGGCGCGAGCTCGCCGTCCGGGCGAGTGTGCAGAGGTGA
- a CDS encoding DUF503 domain-containing protein, producing MVIGVTRIAIEIPSAHSLKEKRKVVKSVIDQVKHRFNVAIAEVDGHAQWQFAELGVACVSTSPQHADEMLRRVLQYIEEHLVEGYLLDYRTEVIHL from the coding sequence ATGGTCATCGGTGTAACACGCATCGCGATCGAGATTCCCAGTGCACATTCTTTGAAGGAAAAGCGCAAGGTCGTCAAATCGGTCATCGACCAGGTGAAGCATCGATTCAACGTCGCCATCGCGGAGGTCGATGGGCACGCGCAGTGGCAGTTCGCCGAGCTCGGTGTCGCCTGTGTCTCGACATCACCGCAACACGCTGACGAGATGTTGCGCCGCGTCCTCCAGTACATCGAGGAACATCTTGTCGAGGGATATCTCTTGGATTACCGAACTGAAGTCATTCACCTGTAG
- a CDS encoding NAD(P)/FAD-dependent oxidoreductase, translated as METADFVIIGAGIIGCSLAYHLAEHRAGTIVVLEKDEIGRGATADAAGGIRLQFSTETNIRLSLLSFEYWEHFSDLFGVDIGLHQYGYLFLLSRPDDVESFRSSLALQQSLGVPARWVDTDEIARLQPVIRTDDLLGGTYCPRDGWCDPYSATMGFARAARERGVIFHEQRPAIGFDIVDGRIRAVHTPGGPIACSTVVLCTGPYTGIVGKLAGVELPVQPVRRMSFVTDRFDLVPKTVPMTIEFETSLYFHPEGDGVLFGMANPDEPPGFNKTVDPEWMEVTIEALCRRAPVFEQARIRRGWAGFYEVTPDHNPLIGWVEDIAGLAVAAGFSGHGFMHGPAVGRCMAELLLDGQARSVDINAFAPSRFHRGRLVREQNVI; from the coding sequence GTGGAAACTGCCGACTTCGTCATCATCGGTGCAGGCATTATCGGCTGCAGCCTCGCCTATCACCTGGCCGAACACCGTGCCGGAACGATCGTCGTCCTGGAGAAGGACGAAATCGGTCGCGGCGCGACGGCCGATGCAGCCGGCGGAATCCGCCTGCAATTTTCGACCGAAACCAACATTCGCCTCTCGCTCCTCAGCTTCGAGTACTGGGAACATTTCTCGGATCTCTTTGGTGTCGACATCGGCTTGCACCAGTACGGGTACTTGTTCCTACTGTCGCGCCCCGACGATGTGGAGAGCTTCCGTAGCTCGCTCGCTCTCCAGCAGTCGCTCGGGGTTCCTGCCCGTTGGGTCGATACCGACGAAATCGCTCGGCTTCAGCCGGTCATTCGCACCGATGACCTCCTCGGCGGTACCTATTGCCCACGAGACGGCTGGTGTGACCCTTACTCGGCAACAATGGGCTTCGCCAGGGCCGCGCGAGAGCGGGGGGTCATCTTTCACGAGCAGCGCCCTGCAATCGGGTTCGATATCGTCGATGGCCGAATACGCGCTGTGCACACACCGGGCGGTCCGATCGCTTGTAGCACAGTCGTGCTCTGCACCGGCCCGTACACTGGTATCGTCGGCAAGCTGGCGGGCGTGGAGTTGCCAGTGCAACCTGTTCGGCGGATGAGCTTCGTAACCGATCGCTTCGACCTGGTCCCCAAAACTGTTCCGATGACGATCGAGTTCGAGACCTCGCTGTATTTCCATCCCGAGGGAGACGGTGTTCTCTTCGGCATGGCGAATCCGGACGAGCCGCCAGGCTTCAACAAGACGGTTGACCCGGAGTGGATGGAGGTGACGATCGAAGCGCTCTGCCGTCGTGCACCTGTCTTCGAACAGGCACGGATTCGTCGTGGCTGGGCCGGCTTCTACGAGGTCACTCCGGATCACAATCCCTTGATCGGGTGGGTGGAGGACATCGCTGGTCTCGCAGTCGCCGCCGGTTTCAGCGGCCATGGCTTCATGCATGGACCAGCAGTCGGTCGCTGTATGGCCGAACTCTTGCTCGACGGACAGGCTCGCTCGGTCGACATCAACGCGTTCGCCCCCTCACGCTTCCACCGCGGACGATTGGTTCGCGAACAGAACGTCATCTGA
- a CDS encoding CBS domain-containing protein, which translates to MTDSIDTVLAHEIMTRDVITVQPSTPVDEIARLLVQHRITGVPVVDDEGRVLGIVSEFDLIAKRGRVAADVMSTDVIAVSEDAPAETIADLIVQRRVRRVPVLRNGRLVGIVTRADLVRLFAMTRWTCVQCGYFERGFHRPEVCEGCGSREFTLQREPPGM; encoded by the coding sequence ATGACTGACTCGATCGACACCGTCCTGGCGCACGAAATCATGACGCGAGACGTCATCACTGTCCAGCCGAGTACACCGGTCGATGAGATCGCGCGTTTACTCGTGCAGCACCGGATTACCGGCGTTCCAGTCGTCGATGACGAAGGGCGGGTTCTGGGCATCGTTTCGGAGTTCGACCTGATCGCGAAGCGTGGACGCGTCGCAGCCGACGTGATGAGCACGGACGTGATCGCGGTCAGCGAAGATGCACCGGCTGAGACGATCGCTGACCTCATCGTGCAGCGACGCGTGCGACGCGTTCCGGTTCTCCGGAACGGTCGCCTCGTGGGTATCGTCACGCGGGCTGATCTCGTGCGGTTGTTCGCGATGACGCGTTGGACCTGTGTCCAGTGCGGCTATTTCGAGCGCGGTTTCCATCGGCCAGAGGTCTGCGAAGGGTGCGGGAGTCGCGAGTTCACGCTGCAGCGTGAACCGCCGGGAATGTGA
- the lhgO gene encoding L-2-hydroxyglutarate oxidase has product MYDVIVIGAGIVGLATAREILQRRPRLRLAVLEKESRVAAHQSGHNSGVIHSGLYYRPGSLKARACVAGAAKLIRYCEERGIPYRLIGKLVVATTPDEVPRLLELYDRGQRNGVQGLQLLSAEEIREREPAVTGVRALWSPRTGIVDFARVAESFAEDVRLAGGEIHFCRTVLGFQRRNGRIRVETTGGDYEARFVVVCAGLYSDRLARSSGGRADPAIVPFRGDYYVLRPERQCLVKTNVYPVPDPRFPFLGVHFTPRMDGSVWLGPNAVLAFAREGYRKTDVNWRDLLETFRYPGFRRLARRYWRVGLQELWRDFSKRAFLRDLRRFVPELDEDDLVPGPAGVRAQALSLDGQLIDDFVLDRQPGIVHVRNAPSPAATSSLEIARLIVDDVEHELPS; this is encoded by the coding sequence ATGTACGACGTGATCGTGATCGGAGCGGGTATCGTCGGGTTGGCCACGGCGCGCGAAATACTTCAGCGTCGGCCTCGTCTTCGTCTGGCAGTTCTGGAGAAGGAATCGCGCGTTGCCGCGCATCAGTCCGGACACAACAGCGGAGTGATTCACTCGGGGCTGTACTACCGGCCGGGGTCACTGAAGGCACGTGCGTGCGTTGCCGGTGCTGCGAAGCTCATACGGTACTGCGAAGAACGCGGCATCCCGTATCGACTGATCGGTAAGCTGGTCGTGGCGACGACGCCGGATGAAGTGCCGCGGCTGCTGGAACTGTACGATCGCGGTCAGCGGAACGGTGTGCAAGGGTTGCAACTCCTCTCCGCGGAGGAAATCCGCGAACGGGAACCGGCCGTCACTGGTGTACGGGCTCTATGGTCGCCGCGGACTGGTATCGTGGATTTCGCCCGCGTCGCTGAGTCGTTTGCAGAGGATGTCCGGCTAGCCGGTGGCGAGATCCACTTCTGTCGGACTGTACTCGGTTTCCAGCGGCGGAACGGACGGATCCGTGTCGAGACGACCGGAGGCGATTACGAAGCCCGTTTCGTCGTCGTGTGCGCGGGCCTGTATAGCGACCGGTTGGCTCGCTCGAGTGGTGGGCGTGCCGATCCGGCGATCGTTCCCTTCCGGGGCGATTACTACGTCTTGCGACCGGAGCGACAGTGTCTCGTCAAAACGAACGTCTATCCGGTGCCCGATCCACGTTTTCCGTTTCTCGGTGTGCATTTCACACCGCGGATGGATGGGTCAGTGTGGCTGGGGCCCAACGCGGTTCTCGCTTTTGCCCGCGAGGGATACCGGAAGACGGATGTGAACTGGCGTGATCTACTGGAGACCTTCCGCTATCCAGGCTTCCGGCGCCTTGCTCGGCGATACTGGCGTGTCGGACTGCAGGAGCTATGGCGCGACTTCAGCAAGCGGGCATTCCTGCGCGATCTCCGGCGTTTCGTACCCGAGCTGGACGAGGACGATCTGGTTCCCGGGCCAGCTGGGGTACGGGCTCAAGCGCTGTCGCTCGATGGGCAGCTGATCGACGACTTCGTGCTCGATCGGCAGCCAGGAATCGTGCACGTTCGCAATGCACCCTCACCGGCGGCGACGTCGAGTCTCGAGATCGCGCGGCTGATCGTCGATGACGTCGAGCACGAACTGCCGAGTTGA
- a CDS encoding MFS transporter, with the protein MRRIRKSMNETPAKESVSSASREIYLFFLYTLFSNISLGAFSLLYNLYLTQLGYQEDWIGIVNAVSTGSLALSALGLGRLLQRYGSWWCLTYGTALYLLTSLAVAFAESPATVLATVMLQGLATTFLFVPLMPFVIAYAPPRRRDTVAAIALSLTSVSATIGSFVGGWIPYLVHRLFGLASPSTLAYRSALLASIVLCALSLPPMFAMREAKTHQQRTATQRDTQRVDPNDLRRIRKYLMAFVLAGALLSLGNGAVLPFFNVFLANLGLPTRVIGLVYAGASLLGAFCGLWGPAVARRIGPLRAVTIIRLAPIPLFALLVLWQTSSLAVLAFLVRSISISMAWPLDSTLIAELLPDTQRGHAFGFRSAAWNVGFACASLLAGYTIVEYGYGPVFASYVLFCTLAVIYTASALSDHPAAQHATHQG; encoded by the coding sequence ATGCGAAGGATCCGCAAGTCAATGAACGAGACACCAGCCAAGGAAAGCGTGAGCTCAGCATCAAGAGAGATATACCTATTCTTTCTTTATACACTCTTTTCAAACATATCGCTTGGCGCCTTCTCTCTTCTGTATAACCTGTATCTCACTCAGTTGGGTTATCAAGAGGATTGGATCGGCATCGTCAATGCCGTCTCGACTGGCTCTCTCGCCCTTTCGGCTCTCGGCCTCGGGCGACTCCTCCAGCGCTACGGGTCCTGGTGGTGCCTCACCTACGGAACGGCACTCTATCTTCTCACGTCGCTCGCCGTTGCCTTCGCTGAATCTCCAGCAACGGTCCTGGCGACCGTCATGCTCCAAGGCCTCGCCACGACCTTCCTTTTCGTCCCGCTCATGCCGTTCGTCATCGCCTACGCACCGCCACGCAGGCGCGACACGGTTGCGGCGATCGCCCTTTCACTCACATCGGTCTCAGCAACCATCGGGAGTTTTGTCGGAGGCTGGATTCCCTACCTCGTGCACCGTCTCTTCGGTCTGGCCTCACCCAGCACGTTGGCCTATCGCAGCGCTCTCCTCGCCAGCATCGTGCTTTGCGCGCTCTCCCTTCCGCCGATGTTCGCCATGCGGGAGGCGAAGACTCACCAGCAACGAACCGCCACCCAGCGGGACACCCAGCGCGTGGATCCGAACGATCTCCGTAGGATCAGGAAATACTTGATGGCGTTCGTGCTCGCCGGCGCTTTGCTGAGTCTAGGCAACGGGGCCGTTCTCCCGTTCTTCAACGTTTTCCTCGCCAACCTCGGCTTGCCGACGCGCGTCATCGGTCTCGTCTACGCCGGGGCGAGTCTCCTCGGCGCGTTCTGTGGCCTGTGGGGTCCAGCAGTGGCGCGCCGCATCGGCCCTCTCCGAGCAGTCACCATCATCCGCCTGGCACCGATCCCGCTCTTTGCCCTCCTTGTCCTCTGGCAAACCTCCTCACTCGCTGTCCTGGCCTTCCTTGTCCGGTCAATCTCCATCTCGATGGCCTGGCCGCTCGACTCGACACTCATCGCCGAGCTGTTACCGGACACCCAGCGCGGTCACGCTTTCGGCTTCCGGAGCGCAGCCTGGAACGTCGGTTTTGCCTGCGCGAGCTTGCTCGCTGGCTACACGATCGTCGAGTACGGTTACGGCCCCGTCTTCGCGAGCTACGTCCTCTTCTGTACTCTTGCCGTCATCTACACCGCATCCGCGCTCAGCGATCATCCGGCAGCACAACATGCGACGCACCAGGGCTGA
- the otsB gene encoding trehalose-phosphatase — protein sequence MTQRWRRDELAARALDLLTSERAGFVSDFDGTLSPIVPRPDQAQPLPAVVEALGVFVRRLRLVAIVTGRQAQDVAERLPVPGIVIVGNHGVEWLENGSRHIAPQAELWIPRISAAAHVLRNALPELLVEEKLITLTVHTREVQSDDVRRQARAIVEQVAREHGLVVKPGKEVWELRPPIPLDKGTAVATLVEAYRLETVVFGGDDVTDLDAMRRLRTMREEGRIRSLLIGVWSNEAPAELARESDVLVEDVQAFGELLVEIAHRLG from the coding sequence ATGACGCAACGTTGGCGCCGGGACGAGTTGGCCGCACGTGCCCTCGACTTGCTCACCAGCGAACGAGCTGGATTCGTCAGCGACTTCGACGGGACATTGAGTCCGATCGTTCCGCGGCCCGATCAGGCACAGCCGCTGCCAGCAGTCGTCGAAGCGCTCGGGGTCTTCGTCCGGCGCCTCAGGCTCGTGGCGATCGTGACGGGACGGCAGGCACAGGACGTGGCGGAACGCCTACCGGTGCCCGGAATCGTCATCGTCGGGAACCACGGAGTGGAGTGGCTCGAAAACGGATCGCGTCACATCGCACCGCAGGCGGAGCTGTGGATTCCTCGGATATCCGCTGCTGCGCACGTCCTGCGGAACGCTCTGCCGGAACTGCTCGTCGAGGAGAAACTGATCACCCTCACCGTCCACACTCGGGAGGTCCAATCGGATGACGTGCGTCGTCAAGCCCGAGCCATCGTCGAGCAGGTGGCACGAGAGCATGGCCTGGTCGTGAAACCGGGAAAGGAGGTGTGGGAACTCCGTCCCCCGATCCCGCTCGACAAGGGGACAGCGGTCGCAACACTCGTCGAGGCATACCGGCTCGAGACGGTCGTCTTCGGAGGCGACGACGTGACCGATCTCGACGCGATGCGACGCCTGCGTACGATGCGGGAGGAGGGGCGTATCCGGTCCCTCCTCATCGGCGTGTGGAGCAACGAGGCACCGGCAGAACTCGCCAGGGAGTCTGACGTGCTCGTCGAGGACGTCCAGGCGTTCGGGGAATTGCTTGTCGAAATCGCACACCGACTCGGCTGA
- a CDS encoding MlrC C-terminal domain-containing protein, whose amino-acid sequence MMRIGIVVFDYRTNTFAATSGTVSLLPADTFDPRTLFGIDSAAISASNLEVIPLLTLSPAAGGPLPRSTFDTVLETLDRAIEAAWPLDALLLVSSGTALTDGSSGEVALARFCRTRYPHLILSAYFDHTAQFPEELLGFVPLISGPHTWPARDRPTRVRQLFALLHDWHAGEVEPVAQQLRVPSLLPLVTQRTDCAPLDRLPDMLALLEAEPAVLCATLFAGFPYADVEFAGARLVVVSNRALGDTGMPLTDLADTFLELLRDIPQPSLTIEEALHAAMGDSRRPILILDTGDAPEAGAPGEGTAALWAALDLGAHGALLVGIVDPEAVGSALSAGVGRAIELELGGKRDHRHGYPIPVHGRVRGLVPESLSIESPRYPGLPIGVGPSAWLELEGRHEARVDVIVTTRPVPFADLRLPRALGCELQNAPYLIVKSALDIYLNAEVQRFGRIIPALTPGITSTDLAFFDYRRVPRPIWPLDNS is encoded by the coding sequence ATGATGCGCATCGGAATCGTGGTGTTCGATTACCGGACGAATACGTTCGCTGCAACTTCCGGCACCGTATCCCTGCTCCCAGCCGACACGTTCGATCCCCGGACGCTGTTCGGTATCGATTCCGCTGCGATCAGCGCCTCGAACCTCGAAGTGATCCCTCTGCTGACTCTCTCGCCGGCAGCGGGCGGACCGCTCCCTCGTTCGACATTCGATACCGTGCTAGAAACGCTCGACCGTGCAATCGAGGCTGCCTGGCCTCTCGACGCCTTGCTTCTCGTGTCTTCGGGAACCGCACTCACCGACGGTTCGTCAGGCGAAGTCGCCCTGGCTCGTTTCTGCCGTACCCGGTATCCGCACCTCATCCTGAGCGCCTACTTCGACCATACGGCCCAGTTTCCCGAAGAGCTGCTCGGGTTCGTCCCACTCATCTCGGGTCCGCACACCTGGCCAGCTCGCGACCGACCGACACGCGTGCGTCAGCTGTTCGCTCTCCTCCACGACTGGCATGCAGGCGAGGTCGAACCGGTCGCTCAGCAGCTTCGCGTTCCCAGCTTGCTCCCGCTGGTGACACAGCGAACCGACTGTGCCCCCCTGGATCGGTTGCCGGACATGCTCGCGCTCCTGGAAGCAGAACCGGCCGTGCTGTGTGCCACCCTTTTCGCTGGATTCCCCTATGCCGATGTCGAGTTCGCTGGCGCCCGTCTCGTCGTCGTATCGAACCGTGCTCTCGGTGACACGGGAATGCCACTCACCGATCTGGCGGACACGTTTCTCGAACTTCTGCGAGACATTCCTCAGCCGAGTCTCACCATCGAGGAGGCTCTCCACGCGGCGATGGGCGACTCTCGACGACCGATCCTGATTCTCGATACCGGAGACGCTCCCGAAGCGGGAGCGCCGGGCGAAGGCACCGCCGCCCTTTGGGCAGCACTCGATCTCGGCGCACACGGAGCGCTCCTCGTCGGTATCGTCGATCCCGAAGCCGTCGGCAGCGCTCTCTCAGCAGGAGTCGGCAGGGCAATCGAGCTCGAACTCGGTGGGAAGCGTGATCATCGTCACGGATATCCCATCCCAGTTCATGGAAGAGTCCGAGGGCTCGTACCAGAGTCGCTCTCGATCGAGTCACCACGTTACCCCGGCCTCCCGATCGGCGTCGGTCCGAGCGCGTGGCTGGAACTCGAGGGAAGACACGAGGCTCGCGTGGACGTCATCGTCACGACTCGCCCTGTCCCCTTCGCCGACCTGCGCTTACCGCGCGCACTCGGATGCGAGCTGCAGAACGCTCCGTACCTCATCGTCAAGTCTGCGCTCGACATCTATCTGAATGCAGAAGTCCAGCGCTTCGGCAGGATCATTCCTGCCCTCACGCCAGGTATCACGAGTACCGACCTCGCGTTCTTCGATTACCGGAGGGTTCCTCGTCCGATCTGGCCGCTCGACAACTCCTGA